The Oncorhynchus kisutch isolate 150728-3 linkage group LG14, Okis_V2, whole genome shotgun sequence genomic sequence gggaaatctgatctatacaacatacaatgactttctagacgattctgtgattccaactttgtggcaacagtttggggaaggccctttcctatttcagcataacaatgccccctctgcacaaagcgaggtccatacagagatGGTTTGTTGAgaccggtgtggaagaacttgtctggcgtgcacagagctctgacctcaaccccatcaaacatctttgggatgaattggaacaccgactgcgagccaggcctaatcgcccaacatcagtgcccgacctcactaatccTCACTAATGCTCCCAAagcggggaccaactccatattaattcccatgattttggaatgaaatgttcgacaagcaggtgtccacatacttttggtcatgtagtgtatgttatgtcctgcaacaacaaaaaacgtaaCATATGATACGAAATGGATGACATGTTACAAATCCAATTTAACTATGTTACCTATTTGTTCTGCTTAGATCCTAGTGTGCGcctttattttcaaattatttatttttaccccattttctccccaattagtaggtagtcttgtctcatcgctgcaactcccgtacagacttgggagaggtgaaggtcgagaaccgtgcgtcctctgaaaccCAACCATGCcgcgctgcttcttgacacaatgcccacttaactcggaagccagccgcaccaatgtgtcggaggaaacactgtaaacCTGGCAACTGTGTCAGTATGTACTGCacccagcctgccacaggagtcgctagtgcacgatgggacaaggatatcaCTGCcggcaaaccctcccctaacccaggtGACActaagccaattgtgcgcctccccatgggtctcccggttgcggtcggctgcgacagagcctggacccgaacccagaatctctagtggcacagctagcactgtgatgcagtgccttagactattGTGCCACTCTGGAGGCCCAGAGTGAATCTTTAAGTGGAATTGATTTAGTTCTGATTGGTGGGAAATTTGAGAATGAGAATTTAGAGGCAAGATTGGATGTAAATTGTGGCCTTGATTCCATTCTGAAGCCTTACTCCTTTCCTCTAATAGAAAACAAAGAAGAAAGCATGTTTTTTTTGTGCAATGGAACCACTCCTATTTAAACTTGTACCAAGGTTCACCGGTTTGTTCTCAAATTCTGTTCTGTTCAAGAATCTGTTCTAGAATTAGTAATACTCTTTAGAGTGTAGTTGAATCGATATTAATGTTCTTTCCTCCAGTTGTAACTAGGTGCTGGGTTGTGGAATGTGGACACCTGTGGTTTCACACATTCAGTGCTAACAAAGACAGTTGGGATGCTATTATGACTGAGGGCCAATAATCATATAAAGTCATACAAATCCTAACACCAATAAACTTATTTTGTTCTTTAAATCCCTTGAAATGTCACTATGCTGCGTAAGATTAGGAGTTCTGTTTTCCCATGAAAGAATCTGCAAGGGACTGAGTGAACTACGAATGTATTTAAATGACATGTAACTATGAAACCAATAAAGACGTTTATTTATTGTAGATAATTTGTGAAGAAATGGTGTATACATTAGGCTACTATTTCTAGATCATATCACATGACTTACGCCTACTCATACAGCAGACTTATTAATTACTACATGCACTCAACATTATAGTTTGTGTCATGGAGAAAAGGCTAATTGAAAAAAATCAACGCTCAATTTCAAGTGAATTTCACTTCTGATCCAACCACTCGTAGCGTCTTTCAGAGTTGACACTTGGCTATCAAAAGGACAACCTCGGATTCAATTGCCATTTGTCATCATCCTGCAAACAAACTATCTATgctctttccctctttttctgtaGAGTATTAGGGGAGGACGGGATGGGCAGACATCAGAGGCTCCGCTTCCCCTCCCTCTAAAAAGCATTGTTGATCTAATATCACctagagtgagagaggaaggcGCGTCTACCTCTCACCATTGTATCCGCATTTTCTGTAGCGCAGCTTTTGATCTGCAAATGCTCGAAGGTGCTACCGTCTTTATTGATTTAGATACATTAACTTTTCTCTTGTGGAACATGAAAAAGATCTACGCATAGCCTGTGTTATTCATTGTTATAACATTGTCAATGACTTTGGCGCGTATTCAGATGTATTACACTTGATGGCTCAAAATATACAATTAATTAGGGACTTTACATTTTACATCTTGCTGATGTGGACCCTATGAGTGCTTATTCAGTGCCCCAATTGTTATAATGAAGTGTCATTCCACAAGGATCTGGGAATGTGCCAGTTCTTAATCATCTTGGTGCTTACGCCTATAATTCTGGGCATTTTGCGCTTCTGGTTATTAATACATATTGGTAGAATCTTTAGCCTAGACTACCTGTCTATCGAATAGCTTGAAGATAAATGACTTATTTCATAATTATTCGGTAATCGCCTATTAATAGGGTCGTATGAGATATATCCTAACAAACTAATCATTTGAAGGCATAGGTTGCAAACATTGATCCATGTTTAAAATCTAAGAAGACACTACCAACTTCTACACTTGTTAAGGTCTTTGTCCAATTCAATAGTTGCATTTCTCTTTCCCGCCCGGTGTAGACCTGGCCTGCATGCTGTTAATTAAAGTGGGAGGACAGAAAGGCTCCGGACGGGGTGAGAGGGAAGCTGAAAAGCCCCTCCCCGCAGATTGTAGCCTACGATGGTGCTTTAATTTCATTGTTTGAGAGGAGCGACGCTCGGTGTGCATCTGCTGGGATCAAACAGCCCCGAAAGAGAGATCCCCTTTTGTCATGGAAATCAGACCCTGACTCTGTCACACGTGGGCTTCAGAAATGCTAAGAAGTTGAACATCCAAGCCAGGACTTGTAATACAGAATAGAACGGGTCAAGGAGATGGCGAGGACAATCTGACCAGTGTGTACGATAGGACTCTCTCTCCACGTTTCACTCTCATCGGCAGtaggatatatatatttatatatagctAATGTGCACAGTCAATGCGCTGTAGTCTACAGCATATGCAACGCATATGCATTTTTTTTGTCGCGCTTAGAAGTAGGCAAGAAGGTTGAGTTTGTTATTCTTCTGAAATGGCAAGTCATTTTCGGTCAATGTAATTCGCTCTGTATATAATACTTTTTTGTTTTCAATGTATAGAAACTATATTTATCACTGTTCTGGTATCGCGTAGCCTGTTTTTCAAAAATGCTGGATTTGGTTCTACGGATGGTTTTCTGTGCGCTGCTCTGTTCTATTTCTGCGCGCGCATCCGGGTGCCCTCTTCGTTGCGAATGCTCGGAAGCTGCTCACACGGTGAAGTGTGTTTCCAAAGACTTGCGGAGTGTCCCGCCTGGGATACCAGGGTACACGAGGAATCTGTTCATAACTGGAAACCAGATCAGCAGAATTGGACCGGAATCGTTCAAAGGGCTGGACAATATAACAACGCTGTCACTGAGTAACAATAGGTAAGAGAAACATTGCCTAGCGGGAAAAAAAGACTGTTTTCTAGTTTGGCCTACTTTTATTTGCCCAAGTTTATATATGCCTCATGATTTCAAGTGTCAATGTATTATTATAGCAAAAATATCATAGAGCTTGTCTGTCTATATTTTCGCACACTTTTGAATGCATCTTAACATGAAGCCTTTGATGAATGGCATCCTGTTATGTTGGGTAAACTTGAATAAACCTTGTGCTTactattgttttttattttatttatttaactaggtaagtcagttaagaacaaattcttatttacaaggacgacctactccggttgtgatacagcctggaatcgaaccagggtctgaggtgacgcctctagcactgagatgcagtgcctttttaattttatttaacctttatttaactaggcaagtcagttaagaagaaattcttatttacaacgacggcctacaccggccaaacccagatgacactgggccaattgtgcgctctcctatgggactcccaatcacagccggttgtgatacagcctggactcaaaccagggtgtctgtagtgacgtctcaagcactgagatgcagtgacttagaccactgcgccactgtTATTATAGACTATGAGTGACTATGCATCCTCTGCTTCTTCTGTATCCCTACCTCACTGCAGGATAACAGAGGTAGAGTCTCAGACTTTCTCTGGGCTGCGTTCCCTCCGCTCTCTGGACCTGAGCTCCAACCAGCTGGCTGTCATCAACCCAGAGGCCTTCACTGTTCCGGGCCACACTCTCAGGGAGCTCAACCTCAGCCGAGCTCTCTACAACCACTCCTCTCTCATAAACCTGGCTATGTCTCTTCGCTGGTCCACCCTGGTTGAGCTCCGGACCCTGGACCTGTCAGGGAACAGGCTAATCTACCTGCCCTCTCACACCTTCTCCTACCTGGGGGGCCTGCGGAGGCTCATCCTGGCCAACAACTCCCTGGTGGCCCTCTACAATGGCACCTTCTCTGGGCTGGACTCTCTGGAGCAGCTGGATCTGACCCTTAACGCTCTGCGGACTGTCCAGGAGGAGGGCCTGGCTGAGCTGGCCTCTCTGCCCCCCGGGGTGAGACTCCTTCTAGGGGAGAACCCCTGGACCTGTATCTGTGGCATGGAGCCCTTCGCTGCCTGGCTCAACTCCTCCCAGGGACATGTGGGAGACGCAGAGGGCCTGGTGTGTGCCTTCCCCTCAGACATGAGAAACACCTCTCTGCTGAGGTTGGCGGCTGGACAGTCTGGGGTGGGCGGGGATGGGGTGGCGCTGGGATGCCACAGGGTGGGTGAGGGGGCGGACCTGGCCCTCCAGACTTCCTACGTGTTCCTTGGGATTGTCCTGGGCTTCGTGGGACTCGTCTTCCTCTTGGTCCTCTACCTCAACCGGCAGGGCATCAAGAAGAGGATCAATGACATGCGGGAAGCGTGCACGGAGGTGTTGGAGGGATACCACTACCGCTACGAGCACGACGCCGACCCCAGGCTCTCACAGGTCTCCACCACAGCAGACATTTGATGATAGGAGGACACTCCCAGGGGCTTCCATGATCCTTTTTTCATAATCAAAAACGTTTTTTCTATTGCATTTATAAGTAGATAAGATCATTTAAAAACTGTACATGTGAATTGTATGTAAATATAAACATACAATAAGTATATGACTGAGTATTATTATTGTTCCTAGTAGCCTTGTCCATGATTAAAGCATGCACTGTCTGATCTGTAGTCCTTCACAACCAGTCCTCACTTTCAGTCTACACATCGTCTGAGACTGGGGATTACCCATGGCTAACAAATGGGCATTGACTGTGAAAGAGAACTGTTGTATGGAtgggggactgactgactgttcttcTACATATATTTCCCCCTCTTAAAAGTGGGGCTTCTCTGTCTGTCCTAGAATGAAGTGTCATGTGAAGGAGTGAAACTACATTTGGGCAATATAATTTGTATATATGTATGTTATGATTCTTGGAACTGAGAACAGATATGGATGAATATACTTAATTCATGAAGCTGAAGTAATGAAACTGAAGGCTGTTCCTATACATTTCACTTGCTATGACTTTACTTAATTATTGTTCTTTGAGAGGTCTTGTAAATGTATATACTATCGCTACCAAGCTCACATACAGCATAATTAATCAGCTCATGAGTTGCAAGTTGTGTGACACCAACCCCAGTGAAGCTTATGCACAATGGCCATGTCTGATattgcaccatattccctgtatttgccctgggcaaaagtagtgcttataaagggaatagggtgccattgggacgCAGAGTTCAATGAGAGATTGTCTGAGGGCCAGCTCACCCCAGGACTGAGGAGAATTTATTTGGTCTTCTATCCCTCTGCCCCAGGGGGCCTGAAAGGAATCCCAGCAGATTAGTCTCCATAGCATTCCAAAGGGAGGAGAACCTCTCCTCGAATCTCTCCTAAAagcaactctttctctctctcaattcaaagggctgtactggcatgggaaacatacgtttacattgccaaagcaagtgaaatacataataaacaaaagtgaaaataaacaaatcagaaatgaacagtaaacattactcacaaatgtttcaaaggaatagagacatttcaaatgtcatattattgcTATGTACAGTATTTTAACGATGTGTAAATAGTTaagggaaaaaataaataatca encodes the following:
- the LOC109903112 gene encoding trophoblast glycoprotein; the protein is MLDLVLRMVFCALLCSISARASGCPLRCECSEAAHTVKCVSKDLRSVPPGIPGYTRNLFITGNQISRIGPESFKGLDNITTLSLSNNRITEVESQTFSGLRSLRSLDLSSNQLAVINPEAFTVPGHTLRELNLSRALYNHSSLINLAMSLRWSTLVELRTLDLSGNRLIYLPSHTFSYLGGLRRLILANNSLVALYNGTFSGLDSLEQLDLTLNALRTVQEEGLAELASLPPGVRLLLGENPWTCICGMEPFAAWLNSSQGHVGDAEGLVCAFPSDMRNTSLLRLAAGQSGVGGDGVALGCHRVGEGADLALQTSYVFLGIVLGFVGLVFLLVLYLNRQGIKKRINDMREACTEVLEGYHYRYEHDADPRLSQVSTTADI